The Struthio camelus isolate bStrCam1 chromosome 5, bStrCam1.hap1, whole genome shotgun sequence genome has a segment encoding these proteins:
- the EHF gene encoding ETS homologous factor isoform X2, whose protein sequence is MKIMLLNIMILEGAGRMSINSSSNLLHQQPSWTDGYSTCNVSSSFYGTQWHEIHPQYWTKFQVWEWLQHLLDTNQLDANCIPFQEFDINGEHLCSMSLQEFTQAAGTAGQLLYSNLQHLKWNGQCGSDMYQSHNVVVKTEQTDPSLMVSWKDENYLYDSGYGSTVELLDSKTFCRAQISMTTPSHQPPDSSDVKKTQEHTPKSHTKKHNPRGTHLWEFIRDILLNPEKNPGLIKWEDRSEGIFRFLKSEAVAQLWGKKKNNSSMTYEKLSRAMRYYYKREILERVDGRRLVYKFGKNARGWRENEN, encoded by the exons ATCATGATTttggaaggagctggcagaaTGAGTATCAATTCCAGCAGCAACCTACTCCACCAGCAGCCTTCTTGGACAGACGGATATTCCACATGCAACG tgtcgAGCAGTTTCTATGGAACGCAGTGGCACGAAATCCACCCGCAGTACTGGACCAAGTTTCAGGTCTGGGAGTGGCTGCAACATCTCCTTGATACCAACCAGCTGGATGCCAACTGCATACCTTTCCAGGAGTTCGATATCAACGGGGAACATCTGTGCAGCATGAGTCTGCAGGAATTCACTCAGGCAGCGGGGACGGCAGGGCAACTGCTTTACAGCAACCTTCAGCACCTAAAATGGAACG GTCAGTGCGGAAGTGACATGTATCAATCTCATAATGTTGTTGTGAAGACAGAACAAACAG ATCCATCGTTAATGGTGTCCTGGAAAGACGAGAATTATCTGTATGACAGTGGCTATGGTAGCACAGTAG AGTTATTAGACAGTAAAACGTTCTGCCGTGCTCAGATCTCCATGACCACACCTAGTCACCAGCCTCCTG attCTTCAGATGTGAAAAAAACACAAGAGCATACCCCAAAGTCCCACACCAAGAAGCACA ACCCTCGAGGAACTCACCTCTGGGAATTTATTCGAGATATTCTTCTCAATCCTGAGAAAAACCCAGGATTAATCAAGTGGGAAGACCGATCAGAAGGTATCTTCAGGTTTTTAAAATCTGAGGCTGTGGCTCAGctctggggaaagaagaaaaacaacagcagcatgaCCTATGAGAAACTCAGTCGGGCTATGAG ATATTATTATAAACGAGAAATCCTGGAGCGTGTGGATGGTCGGAGATTAGTATACAAATTTGGAAAGAATGCCCGTGGctggagagaaaatgagaattaa
- the EHF gene encoding ETS homologous factor isoform X1 → MKIPLAQIHSFHRTFEIMILEGAGRMSINSSSNLLHQQPSWTDGYSTCNVSSSFYGTQWHEIHPQYWTKFQVWEWLQHLLDTNQLDANCIPFQEFDINGEHLCSMSLQEFTQAAGTAGQLLYSNLQHLKWNGQCGSDMYQSHNVVVKTEQTDPSLMVSWKDENYLYDSGYGSTVELLDSKTFCRAQISMTTPSHQPPDSSDVKKTQEHTPKSHTKKHNPRGTHLWEFIRDILLNPEKNPGLIKWEDRSEGIFRFLKSEAVAQLWGKKKNNSSMTYEKLSRAMRYYYKREILERVDGRRLVYKFGKNARGWRENEN, encoded by the exons ATCATGATTttggaaggagctggcagaaTGAGTATCAATTCCAGCAGCAACCTACTCCACCAGCAGCCTTCTTGGACAGACGGATATTCCACATGCAACG tgtcgAGCAGTTTCTATGGAACGCAGTGGCACGAAATCCACCCGCAGTACTGGACCAAGTTTCAGGTCTGGGAGTGGCTGCAACATCTCCTTGATACCAACCAGCTGGATGCCAACTGCATACCTTTCCAGGAGTTCGATATCAACGGGGAACATCTGTGCAGCATGAGTCTGCAGGAATTCACTCAGGCAGCGGGGACGGCAGGGCAACTGCTTTACAGCAACCTTCAGCACCTAAAATGGAACG GTCAGTGCGGAAGTGACATGTATCAATCTCATAATGTTGTTGTGAAGACAGAACAAACAG ATCCATCGTTAATGGTGTCCTGGAAAGACGAGAATTATCTGTATGACAGTGGCTATGGTAGCACAGTAG AGTTATTAGACAGTAAAACGTTCTGCCGTGCTCAGATCTCCATGACCACACCTAGTCACCAGCCTCCTG attCTTCAGATGTGAAAAAAACACAAGAGCATACCCCAAAGTCCCACACCAAGAAGCACA ACCCTCGAGGAACTCACCTCTGGGAATTTATTCGAGATATTCTTCTCAATCCTGAGAAAAACCCAGGATTAATCAAGTGGGAAGACCGATCAGAAGGTATCTTCAGGTTTTTAAAATCTGAGGCTGTGGCTCAGctctggggaaagaagaaaaacaacagcagcatgaCCTATGAGAAACTCAGTCGGGCTATGAG ATATTATTATAAACGAGAAATCCTGGAGCGTGTGGATGGTCGGAGATTAGTATACAAATTTGGAAAGAATGCCCGTGGctggagagaaaatgagaattaa
- the EHF gene encoding ETS homologous factor isoform X3, producing the protein MILEGAGRMSINSSSNLLHQQPSWTDGYSTCNVSSSFYGTQWHEIHPQYWTKFQVWEWLQHLLDTNQLDANCIPFQEFDINGEHLCSMSLQEFTQAAGTAGQLLYSNLQHLKWNGQCGSDMYQSHNVVVKTEQTDPSLMVSWKDENYLYDSGYGSTVELLDSKTFCRAQISMTTPSHQPPDSSDVKKTQEHTPKSHTKKHNPRGTHLWEFIRDILLNPEKNPGLIKWEDRSEGIFRFLKSEAVAQLWGKKKNNSSMTYEKLSRAMRYYYKREILERVDGRRLVYKFGKNARGWRENEN; encoded by the exons ATGATTttggaaggagctggcagaaTGAGTATCAATTCCAGCAGCAACCTACTCCACCAGCAGCCTTCTTGGACAGACGGATATTCCACATGCAACG tgtcgAGCAGTTTCTATGGAACGCAGTGGCACGAAATCCACCCGCAGTACTGGACCAAGTTTCAGGTCTGGGAGTGGCTGCAACATCTCCTTGATACCAACCAGCTGGATGCCAACTGCATACCTTTCCAGGAGTTCGATATCAACGGGGAACATCTGTGCAGCATGAGTCTGCAGGAATTCACTCAGGCAGCGGGGACGGCAGGGCAACTGCTTTACAGCAACCTTCAGCACCTAAAATGGAACG GTCAGTGCGGAAGTGACATGTATCAATCTCATAATGTTGTTGTGAAGACAGAACAAACAG ATCCATCGTTAATGGTGTCCTGGAAAGACGAGAATTATCTGTATGACAGTGGCTATGGTAGCACAGTAG AGTTATTAGACAGTAAAACGTTCTGCCGTGCTCAGATCTCCATGACCACACCTAGTCACCAGCCTCCTG attCTTCAGATGTGAAAAAAACACAAGAGCATACCCCAAAGTCCCACACCAAGAAGCACA ACCCTCGAGGAACTCACCTCTGGGAATTTATTCGAGATATTCTTCTCAATCCTGAGAAAAACCCAGGATTAATCAAGTGGGAAGACCGATCAGAAGGTATCTTCAGGTTTTTAAAATCTGAGGCTGTGGCTCAGctctggggaaagaagaaaaacaacagcagcatgaCCTATGAGAAACTCAGTCGGGCTATGAG ATATTATTATAAACGAGAAATCCTGGAGCGTGTGGATGGTCGGAGATTAGTATACAAATTTGGAAAGAATGCCCGTGGctggagagaaaatgagaattaa